One Brassica napus cultivar Da-Ae chromosome C2, Da-Ae, whole genome shotgun sequence DNA window includes the following coding sequences:
- the LOC106381390 gene encoding prolyl endopeptidase-like gives MLTAFAVNARSQILAFPAISFRLRINTLRQSPPWLLLLNKTFSNQRPESRYRSSSSSSPISATMGSSKDRLQYPLARRDESVVEDYHGLKIKDPYRWLEDPDAEEVKEFVQNQVRLTDSVLENCETKEKLRHNITSLIDHPRYGSPFRRGDKYFYFHNTGLQAHSVLYMQGDLEAEPEVLLDPNTLSDDGTVSLNTFSISEDAKYLAYGLSSSGSDWVAIKVIKIDDKKVEPDTLSWVKFSGITWTHDTKGFFYGRYPAPKDGEDIDAGTETNSNLYHEMYYHFLGTDQSQDILCWRDHENPKYMFGAEVTDDGKYLFMSIGEGCDPVNKLYYCDLSSLSGGLESFRGSSTFLPFVKLIDTFDAQYIVISNDDSLFTFLTNKDAPKYKLVRVDLKEPTSWTDVIEEHEKDVLESACVVNRNQLVVCYMSDVKHILQIRDLESGSLLHQLDVDIGSVSDVSARRKDNAFFFSFTSYLTPGVIYKCDLANGSPEVKVFREVAVPGFDREAFQATQVFFPSKDGTKIPMFIVAKKGIKLDGSHPCLLYAYGGFNISITPSFSASRIVLSKHLGVVFCFANIRGGGEYGEEWHKAGSLAKKQNCFDDFISGAEYLVSAGYTQPSKLCIEGGSNGGLLIGACINQRPDLFGCALAHVGVMDMLRFHKFTIGHAWTSDYGCSENEKEFHWLIKYSPLHNVKRPWEQQTDSLVQYPSTMLLTADHDDRVVPLHSLKLLATMQHVLCTSLENSPQTNPIIGRIEVKAGHGAGRPTQKIIDEAADRYSFMAKMVNATWT, from the exons ATGTTAACAGCGTTTGCAGTCAACGCGCGTTCTCAGATTTTGGCGTTCCCAGCGATCAGTTTCCGCCTCCGTATAAATACCTTACGTCAATCTCCTCCTTGGCTTCTCCTTCTCAACAAAACCTTCTCCAATCAACGACCCGAGTCTCGCTatcgttcttcttcttcttccagtCCAATCTCTGCGACCATGGGATCTTCCAAGGACCGACTTCAGTATCCTTTAGCTCGGCGTGATGAGTCCGTCGTCGAGGATTATCACGGCCTCAAAATCAAAGATCCATATCGTTG GTTAGAGGATCCCGATGCTGAAGAAGTGAAGGAGTTTGTGCAAAACCAAGTGAGACTAACAGATTCCGTACTCGAAAACTGCGAAACTAAAGAGAAGCTCCGTCACAATATAACCTCCCTCATTGATCATCCACGCTACGGTTCACCGTTCAGACGAGGGGACAAGTACTTTTACTTCCACAACACCGGTCTACAAGCACACAGCGTTCTGTACATGCAG GGTGATTTAGAAGCTGAGCCTGAGGTCTTGCTTGATCCCAACACTCTTAGCGATGATGGAACAGTGTCCTTAAACACGTTTTCTATCAGCGAGGATGCTAAGTACTTGGCCTATGGTCTTAGCTCAAGTGGTAGTGACTGGGTGGCGATTAAGGTTATCAAAATTGATGATAAGAAAGTGGAGCCTGATACTTTATCATGG GTTAAGTTCAGTGGGATTACATGGACGCATGATACTAAAGGATTTTTCTACGGTCGTTACCCTGCCCCCAA GGATGGAGAGGATATTGATGCTGGCACCGAGACTAATTCTAACCTTTATCATGAGATGTACTACCATTTCCTTGGGACAGATCAGTCTCAAGATATCTTATGCTGGAGAGATCATGAGAATCCCAAGTATATGTTTGGAGCTGAAGTCACCGACGATGGGAAG TACCTATTCATGAGCATTGGAGAGGGTTGTGACCCTGTCAACAAATTATACTACTGCGACCTTTCTTCACTTTCAGGAGGTCTTGAGAGTTTCAGAGGAAGCAGCACTTTTCTTCCTTTCGTCAAGCTTATTGACACATTCGACGCTCAATATATTGTTATCTCAAATGATGACTCACTGTTTACATTCTTGACAAATAAAGATGCCCCTAAGTACAAATTAGTCCGAGTTGATCTAAAGGAACCGACCAGTTGGACAGATGTTATTGAAGAACACGAGAAGGATGTCCTGGAATCAGCGTGTGTAGTCAATAGGAATCAACTGGTTGTATGCTATATGAGCGATGTAAAGCACATTCTGCAAATTCGGGACTTGGAATCTGGTTCTTTGCTTCACCAGTTAGATGTAGATATTGGTTCAGTATCTGATGTTTCTGCTCGGCGCAAGGACAATGCCTTCTTCTTTAGCTTTACTAGCTACCTCACTCCTGGTGTGATTTACAAGTGTGACTTAGCTAATGGATCTCCAGAAGTTAAGGTGTTCCGGGAGGTCGCTGTTCCTGGATTCGACAGAGAAGCATTTCAAGCCACTCAG GTCTTCTTTCCCAGCAAGGATGGAACGAAGATACCAATGTTTATTGTGGCGAAAAAGGGTATCAAGCTAGATGGATCACACCCATGTTTGCTGTACGCATATGGTGGGTTCAACATAAGTATAACACCATCTTTCAGTGCGAGTCGCATTGTGCTTAGCAAGCATCTAGGTGTTGTTTTCTGCTTTGCAAACATTCGGGGTGGTGGGGAGTATGGTGAGGAATGGCACAAAGCGGGTTCACTTGCCAAAAAGCAGAACTGCTTCGACGACTTCATATCTGGGGCAGAGTATCTCGTGTCCGCTGGTTATACACAACCGAGTAAGCTTTGTATTGAAGGTGGGAGTAATGGTGGACTCCTGATCGGTGCTTGTATAAACCAG AGACCAGACCTTTTTGGTTGTGCTTTGGCTCACGTGGGTGTTATGGATATGCTACGGTTTCACAAGTTTACCATAG GCCATGCGTGGACTTCTGACTATGGTTGCTCCGAGAATGAAAAGGAGTTCCATTGGCTGATAAA GTACTCGCCTCTGCACAATGTGAAGAGACCATGGGAGCAACAAACTGATAGTTTAGTTCAGTACCCATCAACCATGTTACTGACAGCTGATCATGATGACAGAGTTGTGCCACTTCACTCTTTGAAGTTGCTTGCG ACGATGCAACACGTGCTGTGCACAAGCTTAGAGAATAGTCCGCAGACAAACCCCATAATAGGTCGCATAGAAGTTAAGGCCGGCCACGGAGCTGGTCGCCCAACACAAAAGATT ATTGATGAAGCGGCGGATCGGTATTCGTTCATGGCAAAGATGGTCAATGCTACATGGACCTAG